One Setaria italica strain Yugu1 chromosome II, Setaria_italica_v2.0, whole genome shotgun sequence DNA segment encodes these proteins:
- the LOC101760207 gene encoding LOW QUALITY PROTEIN: pentatricopeptide repeat-containing protein At4g20740 (The sequence of the model RefSeq protein was modified relative to this genomic sequence to represent the inferred CDS: deleted 1 base in 1 codon): protein MASPSPPAGRRRKQTIYHGHRRASPHRPTVRGGLFTDLHSPSPRPRASPSPSTTAAPFRLPDWDPHSPSSSSSVPSPSSPSAAASVSASARRLSPLARFLLDALRRHQRWGPPVVADLTKLRRVPPSLVAEVLTARPPPPPPLALPFFLWAGRQKGFRHCFPAFHALASLLSAAGLPAAADQLPDLMRAHGRPVSHPQLTLLVRLHTAARRPLRALHALRRFHHEFDVKPEVHACNRVLGALAAAGHVDDALKLFDEMSEAGTRPMPVTFAIMVRALARAGMTERLLEMIGRMRDEVCRPDIFVYTALVKTMVRRGYMDGCIRVWKEMEKDGVEVDTMAYATMIGGLCKAGMVEEAAELFKEMRSKGLLVDRMVYASLIDGYVSAGSVGDGCRVLKEMIDAGYQADLEIYNTLISGLCGIGREDKAHKMFQIVLQEELMPSSDTVSPLLACYAEKGELVMFFGLVDKLAGLDLPVVEFLVDFMKLFAGKDGREVKALEVFDALRQKQYCSVGIYNIVIENLLKIQDRKKALLLFEEMQGSVHFKPDSCTYSHMIQCFVDEGNVEEACSCYNSMMKENWIPSMPAYCALVKGLCKIGEINAAISLVKDCLGNVENGPTEFKYTLTILEACRSKSPEKVISVVEEIIEVGCSMDEIIYSAIMYGFCKYASSTEARQVFTIMRDRNILSEANFIVYEDMLNEHLKKVTADLVISGLKLFDLESKLKWRSRID, encoded by the exons ATGGCCTCCCCGTcccctcccgccggccgccgccgcaaacAAACCATCTACCACGGCCACCGTCGCGCCTCGCCGCACCGCCCCACCGTCCGCGGCGGCCTCTTCACCGACCTCCACTCCCCGTCCCCGAGACCCCgtgcctccccctccccctccaccaccgccgcccccttccGCCTCCCCGACTGGGATCCACACtcgccctcgtcgtcgtcatccgtTCCCTCCCCGTCGtcgccttccgccgccgcatccGTCTCCGCGTCCGCGCGCCGCCTCTCCCCGCTCGCGCGCTTC CTCCTCGACGCGCTCCGGCGCCACCAGCGCTGGGgcccgcccgtcgtcgccgacCTCACCAAGCTCCGCCGCGTGCCGCCCTCGCTCGTCGCCGAGGTCCTCACCgcgcgcccgcccccgccgccgccgctggcgctcCCGTTCTTCCTCTGGGCCGGCCGCCAGAAGGGCTTCCGCCACTGCTTCCCGGCATTCCACGCCCTCGCCTCGCTGCTCTCGGCGGCgggcctccccgccgccgccgaccagcTGCCCGACCTCATGCGCGCCCACGGAAGACCCGTCTCCCACCCGCAGCTCACGCTCCTCGTCCGGCTCCacaccgccgcgcgccgcccgctccgcgCTCTCCACGCCCTCCGCCGATTCCACCACGAGTTCGACGTCAAGCCCGAGGTCCACGCGTGCAACCGCGTCCTTGGTGCGTTGGCTGCGGCGGGGCACGTCGACGACGCGCTCAAGCTGTTTGATGAAATGTCGGAGGCTGGAACACGGCCTATGCCAGTGACGTTTGCGATCATGGTGCGTGCGCTGGCACGCGCTGGGATGACGGAGCGGCTTCTGGAGATGATTGGGAGGATGCGGGACGAGGTGTGCCGGCCTGACATCTTTGTGTACACCGCACTGGTGAAGACAATGGTGAGGAGGGGGTATATGGATGGTTGCATCAGGGTGTGGAAGGAAATGGAGAAGGATGGGGTGGAGGTGGACACAATGGCGTATGCTACGATGATTGGGGGCCTGTGCAAGGCAGGGATGGTGGAGGAGGCAGCAGAATTGTTCAAGGAGATGAGGAGCAAGGGGTTACTGGTGGACAGGATGGTGTACGCGTCGCTCATTGATGGGTATGTTTCCGCTGGGAGTGTTGGGGATGGGTGTAGGGTGTTGAAGGAGATGATTGATGCTGGCTACCAGGCTGACCTGGAGATCTATAACACGCTTATTAGTGGTCTGTGTGGCATAGGTAGGGAGGATAAGGCTCATAAGATGTTTCAGATTGTTCTTCAGGAGGAGCTCATGCCAAGTTCTGATACCGTTTCGCCATTGCTAGCTTGTTATGCTGAAAAGGGTGAACTGGTTATGTTTTTTGGATTGGTCGACAAACTGGCTGGGCTGGACTTGCCTGTTGTTGAATTCTTAGTGGACTTTATGAAGCTATTTGCAGGCAAGGATGGTAGGGAAGTAAAGGCTCTGGAAGTGTTTGATGCCTTGAGACAAAAACAGTATTGTAGTGTGGGCATTTATAACATTGTTATAGAAAATCTGCTGAAGATCCAGGACAGGAAGAAAGCACTTTTATTGTTTGAAGAAATGCAAGGTTCAGTTCACTTCAAGCCAGACTCTTGTACATATAGTCATATGATCCAATGTTTTGTGGATGAAGGAAATGTTGAAGAGGCCTGCTCATGCTACAACTCCATGATGAAGGAAAACTGGATACCAAGTATGCCAGCCTATTGTGCTCTTGTGAAAGGGCTTTGCAAGATTGGGGAAATCAATGCAGCTATTTCACTTGTTAAAGATTGCCTTGGAAATGTAGAAAACGGGCCAACTGAATTCAAATACACCTTGACTATTCTGGAAGCTTGCAGGTCAAAAAGCCCAGAGAAAGTCATCAGTGTGGTGGAAGAGATTATTGAAGTAGGCTGTTCAATGGACGAAATTATCTATTCTGCTATCATGTATGGCTTCTGCAAGTATGCAAGTTCAACCGAGGCGAGACAGGTTTTCACTATTATGAGAGATCGAAATATCCTGTCAGAAGCCAATTTTATTGTTTATGAGGACATGCTGAACGAGCACTTGAAGAAGGTCACTGCAGACTTGGTGATATCTGGGTTGAAGCTTTTCGACCTTGAATCAAAATTGAAATGGAGAAGCAGAATTGATTGA